From the genome of Caloenas nicobarica isolate bCalNic1 chromosome 14, bCalNic1.hap1, whole genome shotgun sequence, one region includes:
- the LOC135994476 gene encoding putative short-chain dehydrogenase/reductase family 42E member 2 produces MQEGSTEELHSSQACGSELPEPAGAPGNRSRRTVVTGGGGYLGYHLGCALVRSGIAVVLFDVRKPKWELPNGAHFVKGDVRDYDAVFKACEGVDCVFHVAACGMSGLEQLQKKDQIESINVGGTKIIIDVCKERNIPRLIYTSTVNVVFGGNPIEEGDEETVPYFPLEKQFNHYSRTKAIADQMVLAANGTLLKGGDKLHTCVLRPPGIYGPEEQRHLPRVAVNIQRRLFNFKFGNHKVQMNWVHIGNLVQAHLLAAEALTSEKGYVASGQAYYIHDGENVIFSEWIVPLFEKLGYSKPRIHIPVFLVHIAATVMEYLHLILRPVFSFTPFLTRNEVWNITVTHTFRIDKARNQLGYKPKKFSFADAVDHYLKTRPTCQEDHTFLKMLIAFGILLSLIILSFF; encoded by the exons ATGCAAGAAGGATCTACAGAAGAGCTCCACAGCAGCCAAGCGTGTGGGAGCGAACTCCCGGAGCCTGCTGGAGCCCCGGGCAACAGGAGCAGAAGGACAGTGGTGACCGGCGGTGGTGGCTACCTGGGATATCACCTGGGATGTGCTCTGGTTAGGTCAGGAATTGCTGTTGTTCTGTTTGACGTGCGGAAACCTAAATGGGAACTTCCAAATGGAGCACATTTTGTCAAG gGTGATGTGAGGGATTATGATGCAGTGTTCAAAGCATGTGAAGGAGTTGACTGTGTTTTTCATGTGGCTGCATGTGGAATGTCAGGATTAGAACAA CTTCAAAAGAAAGACCAGATTGAATCCATAAATGTTGGAGGCACAAAAATAATCATTGATG tctgcaaagaaagaaacatccCTAGACTGATATATACCAGCACAGTGAATGTGGTGTTTGGAGGGAATCCTATTGAAGAAGGAGATGAAGAAACGGTGCCGTATTTTCCACTGGAAAAG CAATTTAATCATTATTCTAGAACAAAGGCAATTGCAGACCAAATGGTTCTTGCTGCCAATGGAACTTTACTCAAAG GAGGGGACAAGCTCCACACTTGTGTGCTTCGCCCTCCAGGCATCTATGGACCAGAAGAGCAGCGCCACCTGCCACGAGTAGCC GTAAATATCCAGCGCAGACTATTTAACTTCAAGTTTGGGAATCACAAAGTTCAGATGAACTGGGTTCACATAGGAAATCTGGTACAAGCTCACTTACTAGCTGCGGAGGCTCTCACCTCTGAGAAAGGTTATGTAGCT AGTGGTCAGGCGTATTACATACATGATGGTGAAAACGTCATATTTTCTGAATGGATAGTCCCTTTA TTTGAAAAATTAGGCTACAGCAAACCCCGGATACATATTCCTGTTTTTCTGGTTCATATAGcag CCACAGTGATGGAGTATCTGCACCTGATACTAAGGCCAGTTTTTAGCTTTACACCTTTCTTGACAAGGAATGag GTGTGGAACATTACTGTAACTCACACTTTCCGAATAGACAAGGCGCGAAATCAGCTTGGTTACAAACCCAAGAAATTCTCATTTGCTGATGCTGTGGATCATTATCTTAAAACAAGACCTACTTGTCAAGAAGATCACACATTCCTTAAAATGCTGATTGCTTTTGGCATTTTGTTAAGTTTgatcattctttctttcttctaa